The Osmerus eperlanus chromosome 20, fOsmEpe2.1, whole genome shotgun sequence DNA segment gaggagatgaagagtaaTATTTCTtacagatggggagggagaaagagagagagctgatgtTTTGGAGGAGGTACTTTGCTTCATCAATCCTTTCCCTTCTTAGGCTGCTTGTTGGATTTGTTGAGGATTTTCATCAGGTTCTTGGACATGAAGTAGGGCTTTTGGATGCTTCCATCATGGCGCTCCAAGTCCTCCACTGAGAGAGTCGGACAGCGAGAGAGATCAAGGTCATTTGACTGAAACATTATTCACGTCATCGTTTTCATAGAAGTCCCAAATGAGTTTCTGTGTGAACGTGTGCAGTGCGTTTTGCACAAGGTCACGGATCAACATCTCATCATTCAAGATATGAGAAACACTACTCACagaagcagaggaagagagtgtcCACACCCATGTTGTAGACGCTGAAGAAACCATGAGCGATAAGGTAGGATCCCACCACAACCGtctggcaacaacaacaacagttcaCCAGCCTACCTAGTTAGCCTACAAAGCCACACATACAGTCCTACCCTGTAAGGAGCCTTACAATGGTAACTGGGTCCCTTTCACACTTACGATAATGGGCATCCAGTAGTAGTTGAGTGTCTCGAAGCGGAAGGTGTCGTTTGGTAGAGGTATTCTacctgagaaaaaaaagaaggataGGATCCCTAGGGAGAAGACAGAGGTGGGGGGTTAGAGGTCAAGCCCTTCAAATGCCCTTAAAAAGCTGCCATTCAGTGATTAAGATTCGCTTTTTATTGGAACTGGAAGTGTGGCATTATAGCAATACAATGATATTGGTTGATGTGGGATGTGAATATTAATCCTGACCACCTCTGACAATTTTACCACATGATGATATTGTGATATCCTTACCGACTCCTCCGACCACTAACAGCTTCCCAAAGAACAGCAGAAGGTCTGTCACTTTGTCCAGCACCACCACCCTGAAGGGAGCCAACATATCAGGACAAAATCTCCCCACCTCGCAGCCATGGTGCCACATGGTGCCATTCAAATACATGCAAAAGGTCTTATGTAGATATTGTAAACCCATGTCGACAAACACGTgaattcacagacacacactagcacacacacacacacgttaacacacactgacatgaccTGAAGCTCTCACCTTATGATGTTCCTCATCAGGAGCTTGAATGCATTTTTGGCAGAGACGCAGAAGTTTTTACCGTATATGGCCACCTGAGAAGGAAGAGCAGGGCGGTGTGTGATGGAAGCACACAGAGGCCGTATATTCAACGGGATCAATGAAGACACCATGACTTGCACCCACCATGATGTAGGCATTCCTGTTGAGGAACTTGATGAACTTCTCCAGGCACCAGAAGCAGCACTTGAGGCAGCACAGGAGGAACCTGGCACAGGGGTTCTGGGCGGCTGGGGGAGGACACACGCAACTGTTAATACACGCATGAAAGAGATCACCAGGATTCCTTCTTATGATGCCCGACAGTGGGTCGAACAAGCCGACAGACAGATAGGTAGGTGTAGCCTGAAGTGATCTGCGGTTAGCTAGTAAAACAAGGATGCTTTTAAATCCATTTTAATTTGCCGAAATGATAAAAGCCAACTTGATTGATTGATAGTGAGACATTGCAAAGACGGGATGGAGGATGGCAGAGAAGCAGGCCAGTGTGATTATATCACTCTAGAGCAGCCTTTCTGAATCCTGGTCCCCCCTGGATCTGGGTAAAATGggatatacaaataaataaactaaAGTACCTCTGGTCTTGTGGTCCAGGTACTCCAGGATGATTCGGACCATCTGGACGAGGGTCAGAATCAGTGCGCCAAATGCCAAGGAGCCAACATGGTATCTGACATGACCAGAGGATGACAATAAGAGATCAATATCTCATCCATAACCATAAAAAATTACCCCAAAAGGGGAAAAAAGGATTCTGGGCCTACTAACTGGTCAAAATGTAAAACCAAATGTACAAAAAATGAATACATATTCATATATAAAAACCGAGAAGCTAATGATCTACCTCAGTGTGCGGATGAaggcctgggagagaggaaaggtggGGATGTCCGCAGGCTTGCTGAAGGCCCAGTAGTAAGAGGCGAACGCCCCAGCCAGGGTGCACTGTCCCAGGGCCAGCACAAAGTTGGCACACCAGAGGAAGGCCACCACGTTGTAGATTTGCAGGTTGAACAGGTTCCTCTGCAGCAGGCCCTCTGTGTTGTACTTAATAAAGATGCATCGCGCCGATGAACAGGACTGGTAGGTGGTGGAGTTGAAGGtctgagggagatggagaaagaggaaagagagagactgaatacGATTCCTGACTCATTGAAACTGACACGTACATTTACGACACAATCAAAAACATGTTGCGTGTCAtttaaaacacacacctgctgccaaGATAAGACAAGTCCAATAAAGATTTTTACAACAACCGAATAAATACTTCAAGACACGCCACTTCCACACACTGGAGCTCTACTCACCAGGGGGTCGCAGTCCTCAGTGCCATTGATGCTAGCACAGCCCCCCTGAGAGGAGTTGAGAGCCACCACTTTGTACATGGGCCCCCCTGATGTGGCAAGGTATCTACACAGACAGTTAAGTAAAATCCCTGAGAGACtgacgaggggaggaaggacccAGAGGAGTACACAGGCAGTAttcagagaagagcagagacaGGGTGACTTCatcatgtatgcacacacacacacacacacacacacagccacaaacacGATGAAAGGATACAGGGCGGTAGTGCCCCAGTAAGCCACACAGACAACCAGGAGAATGAAGGTGACCAGAGGGTACAGTAGTGTGGACATCATGTGGCTGACAGCCCtgaggagaagagacagagaatcAGTAAAAAACAATTAGAACACCATCTCACACAGTCTGGCTTGGTGTCAGATCACAAGTATACTCAAGTGACTGGCTACAGTGACCATGCTCTGATTGGATTGAATATGATTCACTGTGATAATAGGCCGTAGCTATGCTACGGTGTGAGGATTGGAGAGTGTGGCGGGCGGTCCCTCGTCACGTACTTGCTGGACTCCTGGATGAGAGCGATGGCGATGAGGATCCTGGTCCGCAGGAAGATGAGAGTCAACAGGATGATGGCCTCCGCCACAGACAGGATGATcactgaaggagggagagagagacagagaaaaggagaggagagagcgggtgtgagagagagagagcggggaggaggaaCCAGAATGGAGGAAGGATGGGGAGGATGATCCTAAATCCCACTCTACATGGTTCAGAGACCATCACTAAATGTCTAGAACAACAATGTCATCAATAAAAGACCCTTGACCTCAATACATATTAAACACTACTCACAGAAGGCCAGCCAGGTCTCCTTCACCTGCAGGTAGACGTTTAAGTTGGTAGTGAAGCCCACACTACTGATGGAGGCCGAGGCATAGTTGGTGTATTCCCAGTAGCAGTGCCAGATACCTACAGAGAGAAGTTCCCACACAGTTATAATACGTACTACACGACTAAACTGATCATTTCCAGTAAATAGGCTCACATTTCCTGTCGTAAGCTTTCGGATAAACTATTGACGGTATCTACTTTGGACCTACCGTAAGCCCCGGCTGCTAGCACTCCAAAGATCAGCACCCACACCATGACCGGAGCAGTGAACCTCAGCAGCAGCAGAAACAGCAGGCTCACCAGCATGGCTATCAGCAAGcccctgagaggagaggagagatgcatTTCAAATATGCTTTGGAAATGTCGTTCAACAGCTCATCAGGTTTATCCTGATTTAGTATGCTATCTCAAACTCAATCACACATTGTGATACGTGAGGAATTCAAGGAAGTTAAAGTACAAACTGTACAACACTGAAAGTGTCTCTGTCGTGCAGTTATGCATATCAGCCAATGGGGAGCAGTGAGGAATGAAGACTATGGATACTCACAGAAGGATCCATGGCCACGATGACGCAAAGTCCTCAAAGATCCTCACGCCGACCTCCCTGGCGTTGAAGCCATTCATCACGTCCCTGACcgagacacagacagaagccACGTTAGAACAAAGTGCTCACTCATGACCCCAACTGCTACAGAAGCACAGACTCAGAGTGACAGTTGACAAGGAACTGAACCGTCAAAAGTCAATAAAACTGTACTGTAGTCCAGGAAAAACATACAACACAGACATGCGTTCAGCAGGTAAAGAGCTTGAAGCAGTATGGGGTGAGCTCCTACCAGTTACACTAAAAGTAGGACCAGAAGGCATGTTCCAGaacaacaagacacaggtgtgcTACTACAACAAACTGGCTGGATGTCTACATCTATGGGCTGCCAGGTATGGCTACATAGCTGCCATGAGGAAGAAAGACACATGCGGGAAGAAAGTATATCTAAACAGTCAAGAGACTGGCCAGTACAGTAACTCACGCCAATGGTGAACCTGCACTGGAggtcaaaaatacaaatagatgAAGGGTTAGTTAGGGATTCAGAaacatggacacaaacacaggcagaccgacagacagaggcagccaTCTTTACCCTGTGGCGTTCTTGATGCCGTTAGCGGTTTCATTGATACTGTTGGGCAGGCCAGGAACACCGCTGAAATCATTTGGGATATTTCCCAAAGCCGTGATGTTGGGTAAACATCTCCCCAGCACTACACATGGAAAGAGATCCAAACTTCAAGAGTTGGATGATGGAGAAGCAGAGCTTGTGTGTTCATTTCTCATGTGCTAATGTTAATCACAATCAGTACATCAGCTATTGCCTAACTATTCATGTATTCTATTATAGGTATTCTATCATACATGTGATAGAAGACATGAACAGAACAGTATACAACCACAATATAAGTAACAGTTGGAACCTACATTGACAGTCACAGAAACCCCAAACCTGAACTGACGGTCACACTGAAGATGGACAAAACCTCCCAATCACATGAACACTGAAATCTTTTTTGGAAATTAGAAACGCTGGATGTTTGGAACCTTCCTCACCTGAGGTCGTTGGACTGAAGAAGAACGGACAAAGTTCTCTATCCACTATTTCTTTCACTGTCTGTCGGCCAACAAGGAAAACATAGGCTTAACCTCACAGCAGACAAGTGGGAATCATCACGCATGTGTCCAGGACAGGGCAGACGTCCACTCACCATGGTAGTGGTGTTAAGATTGAAGGAAGGCACACAGAGGGCCTGCTGGAACACTGCCTGTGGTTTTCTGCCATAGTCTAGAGGAGTCACAAGCCAGAATTTGTTGGGGcattctttcacacacacctgtgagggAAAGTCAAGTTAGCCTGCGATTGATTCCTTAAAGATGgtgtaggcaatgttgttgagaagcactttgtcatatttgccaaaataaacttcacatcttgaTAGTAACCAATCCATCtgacggtaatatgaaatcaaTACGACATCTGTGGGCATCTCAGGACGGTAATAAACACGACAAATGATTAAGACCGTTCTGagactaatgattggacgggctacctgtctacctacctacctacctgcgcgCACTCTGCCCCTGCACTCAATGTTCATTACTGTTGTTTTCAACCAGGCTATGCAGAGGTATTCTAAACAACCGAGCTAGAGGCACAAGAATGGCAAAGAAAGAGCAGGCAATAAATCCAGTTCTTGGTTGTACCTGTACGGTGGGGCATTGCAGCCCGTTTAATGCGGCAGCCATTATGTTGGTGCTTGTGGCACATTTCAGGATGTCAAAGTAGAACACACTAGGCAtatccctgagagagagagagacacagagacagagagagagacaaaaggccAAAATAACCGTTTCGATTAACACAACTTTTCAAACTATTTGCTTTGAGCACATTTGGGCCCAGTGTTTATGAGGTAGAGACACAAGGGCGTGGCTTACTTATTGGCGCCGATGCCACAGAACATTCCGGTGGAGTTCCGGGCGTATAAAACATGCCGAGGGTCCCCATAGAGCCAGGCTGAGGAGATATGAAAGTCAGACCGACAGGTCCATACCctccatacacaaacacatttttgaTAACTCATTGCTGCGTGATATCATTACACAACCCTTTGTCCTCAGAGTTTTGCACTGAAAAGCCGCTGAGTAAACCTTTTTGGGGCTTTAATAGTTATCATTCAAATGTAAACACAAATCGAGTGGTGTATCAACTTTCATCGCAGCTTCCAAGCTGTTCACACTGGCCTTATACTCCTATGACCTTCTGCCATATTTGGTCGCTCTGTTGACTCTAGCTGAGCAGTGTTTGCTAGAATGTGCCTGGTGACAGGTCACATGGGAGGAAGTGCAGGAGAGCCactgggagaaggagacaggctcCCTGACTTCATGTTCAGAGGGGGAAAGACAAGAGTCCTCTCATGAGCGAAGGAGAACAGCGGGATGGAGGGGGACAGTAAGAGAATGAGTGATatcagggggaagagagagggtgtagacagggggggagtgggttaggaggatggggaggtgagGGTAGTGGGGTGTGCCGTTTGCCACTgtttgccacctcactgctgtttGAGGTGGGAGGGACTATGTGTTTCATGGCTTAGATTTGAATATGACATTCTGATGAGAGGAGCTGCTTGGAGTCATAAAGAAATACTGACAGTCAGGGAGagataatgccaggaatctgatGTTGTTACAGAAAGCAAACCGACactaaagagagtgagaaaaaggaAGAGTAAGACAAATACAGGCAGAGggcatagacagagagaaaaagagtaagactgaaataaagacagaaagatagagggtGTACAGAGAAAAGAGCAAGGCAAAGTGTATGTGGAGGTGGCCCGTCTTACCCAGAATTCCAACGACCATGTAGCCCAGAATGACAGCCATGAAGAGAACACAGCAGATGATATCCGTGCAGCCTCTGAGGAAGAGCAGAGAAAACAGACATTCCCTCAGGGCCCCTTCTCAAAGCATGGCCCTGGACTCACAAATATCCCCACACACTGTTTTTGCACAAAGACTGTCAGAGACAAAACAGACCCAGTAaagccattacacacacagcaacacacacacacactaggggaCGCCTCAGTGGCTCACCAGGTAAGAATGTGTGCCCTGTAaaccaggggtccccaaactacggcccACGGGCCAAATACGGCCCGCCAACGCATTTGaaccggccctctgaacaatgccagagactttttttataaactgattaatatgcataagtaagtaaatgttttgatttcaaatgcaatgaatatgaaaaaaggtcattacgatattaataatgctcttttaataggctatatatcccttgatatgtacggatgtacggtgcataacaaaataataaactcatctagcataataaatacattcaaaaatatagctgcaagcagcaatgaggtggccaagcaatcgaatgacccataaaacatgttgtacatcctcagaagagggttacgagtacacgcaacaagtttggtgcgaatccatcaaagatttgctgagatacgacccaacttcctgtttgctggcttaacggcacattttgattggccgtaccgggcaaacggttttgaaaatccaaaaaacatatgatggcttttgtgaggcctggtctgaagatgatctctgccaaatttggtgaagattggaaaacatttgtaggaggagtacagaaaaaacgttttttcagtaattcaaaatggcggccgcatcaattcggctgttatcacaagttatcatgtgtcacacacgggatgtcccaagatatcataagacaaagga contains these protein-coding regions:
- the slc44a4 gene encoding choline transporter-like protein 4 — protein: MGKKQEDSSEYGEPAQFDPTFNGPIRKRGCTDIICCVLFMAVILGYMVVGILAWLYGDPRHVLYARNSTGMFCGIGANKDMPSVFYFDILKCATSTNIMAAALNGLQCPTVQVCVKECPNKFWLVTPLDYGRKPQAVFQQALCVPSFNLNTTTMTVKEIVDRELCPFFFSPTTSVLGRCLPNITALGNIPNDFSGVPGLPNSINETANGIKNATGDVMNGFNAREVGVRIFEDFASSWPWILLGLLIAMLVSLLFLLLLRFTAPVMVWVLIFGVLAAGAYGIWHCYWEYTNYASASISSVGFTTNLNVYLQVKETWLAFLIILSVAEAIILLTLIFLRTRILIAIALIQESSKAVSHMMSTLLYPLVTFILLVVCVAYWGTTALYLATSGGPMYKVVALNSSQGGCASINGTEDCDPLTFNSTTYQSCSSARCIFIKYNTEGLLQRNLFNLQIYNVVAFLWCANFVLALGQCTLAGAFASYYWAFSKPADIPTFPLSQAFIRTLRYHVGSLAFGALILTLVQMVRIILEYLDHKTRAAQNPCARFLLCCLKCCFWCLEKFIKFLNRNAYIMVAIYGKNFCVSAKNAFKLLMRNIIRVVVLDKVTDLLLFFGKLLVVGGVGILSFFFFSGRIPLPNDTFRFETLNYYWMPIITVVVGSYLIAHGFFSVYNMGVDTLFLCFLEDLERHDGSIQKPYFMSKNLMKILNKSNKQPKKGKD